From a single Equus asinus isolate D_3611 breed Donkey chromosome 2, EquAss-T2T_v2, whole genome shotgun sequence genomic region:
- the LOC106848611 gene encoding granzyme B-like isoform X2, producing MQPLLLLLAILVSPGAEAEEIIGGHEARPHSRPYMAFVQFLVEEAKDGCGGVLVQQDFVLTAAHCWGSSIKVTLGAHNIQKQERTQQVIPVKEAIPHPDYNSKNFANDIMLLKLERRAKLTEAVWPLNLPRGTAQVRPGEVCHVAGWGRVAPNGRASDTLQEVELTVQQDQECESYLQKYNSTTQLCAGDPKEKKSSFKTHQKSCVPGWQGENRQACSWGREAQRKVRPC from the exons ATGCagcctctcctgctcctgctggccATTTTAGTGTcccctggggcagaggcag AGGAGATCATCGGGGGACATGAGGCCAGGCCCCACTCTCGACCCTACATGGCATTCGTTCAATTTCTGGTTGAAGAGGCAAAGGACGGTTGTGGCGGTGTCCTCGTGCAACAGGACTTTGTTCTGACGGCTGCTCACTGCTGGGGAAG CTCAATCAAGGTGACCCTGGGGGCCCACAACATCCAGAAGCAGGAGAGGACCCAGCAGGTCATCCCTGTGAAGGAAGCCATCCCCCACCCAGACTATAATTCTAAGAACTTCGCCAATGACATCATGTTACTAAAG CTGGAGAGAAGGGCCAAGCTTACCGAAGCTGTGTGGCCCCTCAACCTGCCCAGGGGCACAGCCCAGGTGAGGCCCGGAGAGGTGTGCCATGTGGCCGGCTGGGGGAGAGTCGCCCCAAATGGCAGAGCATCAGACACTCTGCAGGAGGTGGAGCTGACCGTGCAGCAGGACCAGGAGTGCGAATCCTACTTACAAAAGTACAACAGTACCACTCAGCTGTGTGCGGGGGACCCGAAGGAAAAGAAGTCTTCCTTTAAG acCCACCAGAAGAGCTGTGTCCCAGGATGGCAGGGAGAAAACCGCCAGGCCtgctcctggggcagagaggcccaaaggaaAGTAAGACCTTGCTAA
- the LOC106848611 gene encoding granzyme B(G,H)-like isoform X1: MQPLLLLLAILVSPGAEAEEIIGGHEARPHSRPYMAFVQFLVEEAKDGCGGVLVQQDFVLTAAHCWGSSIKVTLGAHNIQKQERTQQVIPVKEAIPHPDYNSKNFANDIMLLKLERRAKLTEAVWPLNLPRGTAQVRPGEVCHVAGWGRVAPNGRASDTLQEVELTVQQDQECESYLQKYNSTTQLCAGDPKEKKSSFKGDSGGPLVCKNVIQGIVSYGRIGGIPPQAFTKVSSFLPWIKKTMKGRALWQSG, encoded by the exons ATGCagcctctcctgctcctgctggccATTTTAGTGTcccctggggcagaggcag AGGAGATCATCGGGGGACATGAGGCCAGGCCCCACTCTCGACCCTACATGGCATTCGTTCAATTTCTGGTTGAAGAGGCAAAGGACGGTTGTGGCGGTGTCCTCGTGCAACAGGACTTTGTTCTGACGGCTGCTCACTGCTGGGGAAG CTCAATCAAGGTGACCCTGGGGGCCCACAACATCCAGAAGCAGGAGAGGACCCAGCAGGTCATCCCTGTGAAGGAAGCCATCCCCCACCCAGACTATAATTCTAAGAACTTCGCCAATGACATCATGTTACTAAAG CTGGAGAGAAGGGCCAAGCTTACCGAAGCTGTGTGGCCCCTCAACCTGCCCAGGGGCACAGCCCAGGTGAGGCCCGGAGAGGTGTGCCATGTGGCCGGCTGGGGGAGAGTCGCCCCAAATGGCAGAGCATCAGACACTCTGCAGGAGGTGGAGCTGACCGTGCAGCAGGACCAGGAGTGCGAATCCTACTTACAAAAGTACAACAGTACCACTCAGCTGTGTGCGGGGGACCCGAAGGAAAAGAAGTCTTCCTTTAAG GGAGACTCCGGGGGCCCTCTCGTGTGTAAGAACGTGATTCAGGGCATTGTCTCCTATGGACGAATAGGTGGGATTCCTCCACAGGCCTTCACCAAAGTCTCGAGTTTCCTGCCCTGGATAAAGAAAACCATGAAGGGGCgtgccctgtggcagagtggctaa